One Leptolyngbya sp. CCY15150 DNA window includes the following coding sequences:
- a CDS encoding transposase, with product DHLLLFLTDATVPPTNNASEQALRWSVVFRKVIHGFRSDWGAALFAQVRSLINTAKRQGLSALDAISRALTSSQTDWRFS from the coding sequence GAGATCATCTGTTGCTGTTCTTAACTGATGCGACCGTCCCGCCCACCAATAACGCCAGTGAGCAGGCGTTGCGCTGGAGTGTCGTCTTCCGCAAGGTAATCCATGGCTTTCGTTCGGACTGGGGAGCAGCGTTGTTTGCTCAAGTGCGCTCTTTGATCAATACGGCCAAGCGTCAGGGCCTGTCTGCCTTGGATGCCATTTCCCGTGCTCTTACCTCATCTCAGACCGATTGGCGATTCAGTTGA